In Picosynechococcus sp. PCC 7002, the following are encoded in one genomic region:
- the moaC gene encoding cyclic pyranopterin monophosphate synthase MoaC gives MQEFSEKKISLPPLSHLNAHGEAQMVDVSEKNVTKREAIATGIITMNRDCFQAIQAGDAPKGDVLGTARIAGIMAAKQTSNLIPMCHPLPIKKVTVNFIADANLPGYRIEASVTTKSETGVEMEALTAVSVAALTLYDMAKAMDKGMVISEIQLLKKTGGKSGDYTRQA, from the coding sequence ATGCAAGAGTTTTCTGAAAAAAAGATTTCCCTCCCTCCCCTGAGCCATCTCAACGCCCACGGTGAAGCGCAGATGGTGGATGTTTCTGAAAAGAATGTGACGAAACGGGAGGCGATCGCCACGGGGATCATCACCATGAATCGGGATTGTTTTCAGGCGATCCAAGCCGGGGATGCCCCAAAAGGCGATGTTTTAGGTACAGCTCGCATTGCCGGGATCATGGCAGCCAAGCAAACCTCGAACTTAATCCCCATGTGCCACCCGCTACCGATTAAAAAGGTGACGGTAAATTTTATTGCTGACGCAAACTTACCTGGTTATCGCATCGAGGCCAGTGTGACGACCAAATCCGAAACGGGGGTCGAAATGGAGGCGTTGACAGCGGTTTCCGTAGCGGCCTTAACCCTTTATGACATGGCGAAGGCAATGGATAAAGGGATGGTGATTTCTGAGATTCAACTGCTGAAAAAAACCGGGGGCAAATCCGGCGATTATACCCGACAAGCCTGA